A section of the Coriobacteriia bacterium genome encodes:
- a CDS encoding DapH/DapD/GlmU-related protein, producing MTAYVHPSAEVGADFSPSPFTIIDASVRIGDGVTLGSFVHICEGAVVGDGVTIADHAVVGKRPKLSARSTAKSGDLPGVVLGAGCSVGAHTVLMAGSTFGERVVVGDGAGVRERCAIGDDVVLGRGVTVENDTTVGARTKVQTGAYITAHVTIEQDCFIAPMVVTTNDNYMGRTQERFAHLKGCTVRRGARIGGGAHILPGIEIGEEAFVATGSVVTRDVPARALVMGSPARVVRDVDPAQLLGNE from the coding sequence GTGACGGCCTACGTGCATCCGAGCGCCGAGGTCGGCGCGGACTTCTCGCCGTCGCCTTTCACCATCATCGACGCCAGCGTGCGCATCGGCGACGGGGTCACGCTCGGTTCTTTCGTCCACATATGCGAGGGCGCCGTCGTCGGCGACGGCGTGACGATCGCGGACCACGCGGTCGTGGGCAAGCGGCCGAAGCTCTCGGCGCGCTCGACAGCGAAGTCGGGCGACCTCCCGGGCGTCGTGCTAGGGGCGGGATGCTCCGTCGGCGCGCACACGGTGCTCATGGCGGGCAGCACCTTCGGCGAGAGGGTGGTCGTCGGCGACGGCGCGGGCGTGCGCGAGCGTTGCGCGATCGGCGACGACGTCGTGCTCGGGAGGGGCGTGACCGTCGAGAACGACACGACCGTCGGTGCCCGGACGAAGGTGCAGACCGGCGCGTACATCACCGCGCACGTCACCATCGAACAGGACTGCTTCATCGCGCCGATGGTGGTGACCACGAACGACAACTACATGGGTCGCACGCAGGAGAGGTTCGCCCATCTCAAAGGGTGCACGGTGCGCCGCGGCGCGCGGATAGGCGGCGGGGCGCACATCCTGCCCGGCATCGAGATCGGCGAAGAGGCGTTCGTCGCCACCGGCTCCGTCGTCACCCGGGATGTGCCGGCTCGCGCGCTCGTGATGGGCTCGCCGGCGCGTGTCGTTCGGGATGTGGACCCGGCGCAGCTGCTCGGGAACGAGTGA
- a CDS encoding Gfo/Idh/MocA family oxidoreductase: protein MGGERLRVGVVGYGYWGPNLVRNLARLEDADLVAACDVSERNLARLKAAHPGVPTTTDLDEMLDGTHVDAVVIATSAPTHFAIAKRALEAGKHCFVEKPLTLTSADAEALVALADERGLTLMVGHLMEYHSAINHIRDCIASGELGDVLYLYAQRLNLGKVRTEENAFWSLAPHDVSIVLYLLGEAPDSVSANGAAYINAGVQDTVFANLHFPSGRMANIHVSWLDPHKVRKFTIVGTKKMLVFDDMQSEKVWIYDKGVEPAEALGYGEDLALRFGAVTAPFIKMSEPLATEVGHFVECCRTGATPRSDGRDGLRVVRVLEAVDASMAAGGAPVALPAEA, encoded by the coding sequence GTGGGCGGCGAGCGGCTCCGCGTCGGCGTCGTCGGATACGGATACTGGGGCCCCAACCTGGTGCGGAACCTCGCTCGTCTCGAGGACGCGGACCTCGTCGCCGCGTGCGACGTCAGCGAGCGCAACCTCGCGCGATTGAAGGCCGCGCATCCCGGCGTGCCGACGACGACGGACCTCGATGAGATGCTCGACGGCACGCACGTCGACGCGGTCGTCATCGCGACGTCGGCGCCGACGCACTTCGCCATCGCGAAGCGCGCGCTCGAGGCGGGGAAGCACTGCTTCGTCGAGAAGCCGCTGACGCTCACGTCCGCGGACGCCGAGGCGCTCGTCGCCCTCGCGGACGAGCGGGGTCTGACGCTCATGGTCGGGCACCTCATGGAGTACCACTCCGCGATCAACCACATCCGCGACTGCATCGCCTCGGGCGAGCTGGGAGACGTGCTCTATCTCTACGCCCAGCGCCTCAACCTAGGGAAGGTCCGCACCGAGGAGAATGCGTTCTGGTCGCTCGCGCCGCACGACGTCTCCATCGTGCTCTACCTGCTCGGCGAGGCGCCGGACTCCGTCTCGGCGAACGGCGCCGCCTACATCAACGCCGGTGTCCAGGACACCGTCTTCGCGAACCTGCATTTCCCGAGCGGGCGCATGGCTAACATCCACGTGTCGTGGCTCGATCCGCACAAGGTACGAAAGTTCACCATCGTCGGCACGAAGAAGATGCTCGTCTTCGACGACATGCAGTCGGAGAAGGTCTGGATCTACGACAAGGGCGTCGAGCCCGCCGAGGCGCTCGGCTACGGCGAGGACCTCGCACTGCGCTTCGGAGCGGTGACGGCGCCGTTCATAAAGATGAGCGAGCCGCTCGCGACAGAGGTCGGCCACTTCGTGGAGTGCTGCCGCACGGGCGCCACGCCCCGCAGCGACGGGCGCGATGGTCTGCGCGTGGTGCGCGTGCTCGAGGCGGTCGACGCCTCGATGGCGGCCGGCGGGGCCCCCGTCGCGCTGCCCGCGGAGGCGTGA
- a CDS encoding nucleotide sugar dehydrogenase, protein MGLKERFADGSAVLGVVGLGYVGLPLAVEMAKAGFRVVGFDVTEEKVARINAGDSYIPDVPSDVLTPLVREEFLRATVDFSEASGCDAVVICVPTPLDTMKEPDTSFMEAAARSITPYLHADMLVTLESTTYPGTTEEVVQPILEAGGLRVGVDLFLAFSPERVDPGNPTYQTRNTPKVVGGVTPACTEHAVEMYSRFIDTVVAVSSTRAAEMTKLLENIFRCVNIALLNELLRLSDRMGINIWEVVDAAKTKPFGFMPFYPGPGLGGHCIPIDPFYLSWKAREFDFHTEFIELAGKVNEDMPYYVVTRLMSALNTHRKPLAGSRVLLLGVAYKADIDDMRESPAIRIAELLLEREAELIYHDPHVAEFLADSRVMRSAPLTPELLESCDAVLVVTNHANLDYDMVVRHAPLILDTRNALKSFSSDKVVLL, encoded by the coding sequence ATGGGACTGAAGGAGCGCTTCGCCGACGGCAGCGCGGTCCTCGGGGTCGTCGGACTCGGCTACGTGGGCCTTCCGCTCGCGGTCGAGATGGCGAAGGCGGGCTTCCGGGTCGTCGGCTTCGACGTGACCGAGGAGAAGGTCGCCCGGATCAACGCGGGAGACAGCTACATCCCCGACGTGCCCTCCGACGTGCTCACTCCGCTCGTGAGAGAGGAGTTCCTCCGCGCGACGGTCGACTTCTCCGAGGCTTCCGGGTGCGATGCCGTGGTCATCTGCGTGCCGACGCCGCTCGACACGATGAAGGAGCCGGACACCTCCTTCATGGAGGCCGCCGCGCGGTCGATCACCCCGTACCTGCACGCGGACATGCTCGTCACGCTCGAGTCGACGACGTACCCCGGCACCACCGAGGAGGTCGTGCAGCCCATCCTCGAGGCGGGTGGCCTCAGGGTCGGCGTCGACCTCTTCCTGGCCTTCAGCCCCGAGCGGGTCGATCCCGGCAATCCGACCTACCAGACGCGCAACACTCCCAAGGTCGTCGGGGGTGTCACGCCGGCGTGCACCGAGCACGCGGTCGAGATGTACTCGCGCTTCATCGACACGGTCGTAGCGGTGTCGAGCACCCGTGCCGCTGAGATGACGAAGCTTCTCGAGAACATCTTCCGGTGCGTCAACATCGCGCTCCTCAACGAGCTGCTCCGTCTGTCGGACCGCATGGGCATCAACATCTGGGAGGTCGTGGACGCGGCGAAGACGAAGCCGTTCGGCTTCATGCCGTTCTATCCGGGCCCCGGCCTCGGTGGGCACTGCATCCCCATCGACCCCTTCTACCTGTCGTGGAAGGCGCGCGAGTTCGACTTCCACACGGAGTTCATCGAGCTCGCCGGTAAGGTCAACGAGGACATGCCGTACTACGTGGTGACACGCCTGATGAGCGCGCTCAACACGCACCGCAAGCCGCTCGCCGGCTCGCGGGTGCTCCTGCTCGGTGTCGCTTACAAGGCGGACATCGACGACATGCGCGAATCGCCGGCGATACGGATCGCCGAGCTCCTCCTCGAACGGGAGGCCGAGCTCATCTACCACGACCCGCATGTGGCCGAGTTCCTCGCGGACTCGCGGGTCATGCGCAGCGCGCCTCTCACGCCGGAGCTGCTCGAGAGCTGCGACGCGGTGCTCGTCGTGACGAACCACGCGAACCTCGACTACGACATGGTCGTTCGCCACGCCCCGCTCATCCTCGACACGCGCAACGCGCTCAAGTCGTTCAGCAGCGACAAGGTGGTGCTCCTCTAA
- the fabZ gene encoding 3-hydroxyacyl-ACP dehydratase FabZ: MLDREGIEAIIPHRAPFLLVDTIESYEPGVAATGTLSVRDDMFWVPGHFPGYAVMPGVLIVEAMAQVGAVALLSLEENRGRIALFAGIDKVRFKRQVRPGDELRLEVRITRSRGPLGFGDAQAHVGDELACAGELMFAIK, from the coding sequence ATGCTCGATCGTGAGGGTATAGAGGCGATCATCCCGCATCGCGCGCCGTTCCTGCTCGTAGACACCATCGAGTCGTACGAGCCGGGCGTCGCGGCCACCGGGACGCTCTCGGTGCGCGACGACATGTTCTGGGTCCCCGGTCACTTCCCCGGGTATGCCGTGATGCCGGGAGTCCTGATCGTCGAGGCGATGGCACAGGTCGGTGCGGTCGCGCTGCTCTCCCTGGAGGAGAACCGAGGCAGGATCGCGCTCTTCGCGGGTATCGACAAGGTCCGCTTCAAGCGGCAGGTCCGTCCGGGCGACGAGCTTCGCCTCGAGGTGCGCATCACGCGCTCGCGTGGCCCGCTCGGATTCGGTGACGCGCAAGCTCACGTGGGCGACGAGCTCGCCTGCGCGGGCGAGCTCATGTTTGCGATAAAATGA
- the murA gene encoding UDP-N-acetylglucosamine 1-carboxyvinyltransferase, whose amino-acid sequence MASIRITGGRPLRGEVRVGGAKNSALKLMAAAILAPGVSVIRNVPDITDVATMCDVLAGLGVRVERCDGSLRVDATELTSHEAPYEMVARMRASIVVLGPLLGRLGVAHVALPGGCNIGTRKIDMHISGLKHLGVEIGGGHGFIDAKADRLVGGHVVLDFPSVGATENLLMASVLAEGTTTIENAAREPEIQDLAAFLNEMGAGIEGAGTQTLTVEGVRTLHPAQHSVIGDRIEAGTYLVAGAIGGGPLTVRGVDPGHMEMVLAKLEQAGCRVEALADGVLIERTGPLLPVDVATLPYPGFPTDMQPQFMTLMSMAGGNSVITENVFENRFMFADELTRMGADVRIEGHHALVRGVDQLSGAPVRSPDLRAGAALVLAGLAADGETVVGDIHHILRGYEGFVQKLCDVGAQVRVDETD is encoded by the coding sequence ATGGCTTCCATCCGCATCACCGGCGGGCGCCCGTTGCGCGGGGAAGTTCGCGTCGGCGGCGCGAAGAACTCGGCGCTCAAGCTCATGGCCGCCGCCATCCTCGCCCCCGGCGTCTCGGTCATCCGCAACGTCCCCGACATCACCGACGTCGCGACGATGTGCGACGTGCTGGCGGGTCTCGGCGTGCGCGTCGAGCGCTGTGACGGCTCGCTTCGGGTCGACGCCACGGAACTGACCTCGCACGAGGCCCCGTACGAGATGGTCGCGCGCATGCGCGCCTCCATCGTCGTCCTCGGACCGCTGCTGGGCCGGCTCGGCGTGGCCCACGTCGCTCTACCCGGCGGATGCAACATAGGCACGCGCAAGATCGACATGCACATCTCCGGGCTCAAGCATCTCGGCGTCGAGATCGGTGGTGGCCACGGCTTCATCGACGCGAAGGCCGATCGTCTCGTCGGAGGTCACGTAGTCCTCGACTTCCCGAGCGTGGGGGCGACGGAGAACCTGCTCATGGCGTCGGTGCTCGCCGAGGGGACCACCACCATCGAGAACGCGGCGCGAGAGCCCGAGATACAGGACCTCGCGGCGTTCCTCAACGAGATGGGCGCCGGTATCGAAGGCGCCGGCACGCAGACGCTCACCGTCGAAGGGGTGCGCACCCTTCATCCCGCACAGCATTCCGTGATCGGCGACCGGATCGAGGCGGGGACGTACCTCGTCGCCGGCGCGATCGGGGGAGGGCCGCTCACGGTGCGGGGAGTGGATCCCGGCCACATGGAGATGGTGCTGGCGAAGCTCGAGCAGGCGGGCTGCCGCGTCGAGGCGCTCGCTGACGGAGTGCTCATCGAGAGGACGGGGCCTCTGCTTCCCGTCGACGTGGCGACGCTGCCGTACCCCGGCTTCCCGACCGACATGCAGCCGCAGTTCATGACGCTGATGTCCATGGCCGGCGGCAACAGCGTGATCACGGAGAACGTCTTCGAGAACCGCTTCATGTTCGCCGACGAGCTCACGCGCATGGGCGCCGACGTCCGCATCGAGGGGCACCACGCGCTCGTGCGCGGCGTGGACCAGCTTTCGGGAGCCCCGGTCCGCAGCCCGGACCTACGCGCGGGCGCCGCGCTCGTCCTCGCGGGGTTGGCGGCCGACGGCGAGACCGTCGTCGGCGACATCCACCACATCCTGCGCGGTTACGAAGGATTCGTTCAGAAGCTGTGCGACGTAGGCGCGCAGGTCCGCGTCGACGAGACCGACTGA
- the atpC gene encoding ATP synthase F1 subunit epsilon, which translates to MARTLLCEIVTPERILYTNEVRMVVAPTLEGEIGILPLHAPLVTVLAPGEIRVRYGDSESEIEWFAIAGGYLQVHEDKVIVLADQAVSASQIDVERARHARDLVVQRLKDLPKEDEPGLAETERDLKWYEAQLKVGGKRA; encoded by the coding sequence ATGGCACGCACCCTCCTATGCGAGATCGTCACGCCCGAGCGCATCCTATACACCAACGAGGTGCGGATGGTCGTCGCCCCGACGCTCGAAGGCGAGATCGGCATCCTGCCGCTGCATGCGCCTCTCGTGACGGTGCTCGCTCCGGGTGAGATCCGCGTGCGCTACGGCGACAGCGAGTCCGAGATCGAGTGGTTCGCGATCGCCGGTGGTTACCTGCAGGTCCACGAGGACAAGGTCATCGTCCTCGCCGACCAGGCGGTGTCGGCGTCGCAGATCGACGTCGAGCGTGCCCGGCATGCCCGCGATCTCGTCGTGCAGCGTCTGAAGGACCTGCCCAAGGAAGACGAGCCGGGGCTCGCCGAGACGGAGCGCGACCTCAAGTGGTACGAGGCGCAGTTGAAGGTCGGCGGGAAGCGCGCCTGA
- the atpD gene encoding F0F1 ATP synthase subunit beta, whose protein sequence is MADPKEKETPMNAGRIVRVIGPVIDVEFGPDTMPSINNALTVDAETPVGTLRLVAEVQAHLEGNVVRAVAMSSTDGLTRGMSAIDTGGPMMMPVGPSTLGRIFNVLGEVIDGGPEVKAEDSYPIHREPPHYEDLESKTEIFETGIKVVDLLEPYIKGGKTGLFGGAGVGKTVIIMELINNLAQAHGGTSVFTGVGERTREGTDLWIEMKESGVIEKTCLVYGQMNEPPGARLRVGLAGLTACEYFRDQGQDVLLFIDNIFRFTQAGSEVSALLGRMPSAVGYQPTLATEMGELQERITSTKRGSITSVQAIYVPADDLTDPAPATAFTHLDATTVLSRSISELGIYPAVDPLASSSRALSADVVGEEHYRVARAVQQILQRYKDLQDIIAILGMDELSEEDKLAVTRARKIQQFLSQPFFVAAQFTGMEGKYVKLEDTIRGFAEIVEGKHDDVPEQAFRYVGTIEEALEKAAGLAATA, encoded by the coding sequence ATGGCAGATCCCAAGGAGAAGGAAACGCCTATGAACGCCGGACGCATAGTGCGCGTCATCGGCCCGGTCATCGACGTCGAGTTCGGGCCGGACACCATGCCGTCGATCAACAACGCGCTCACGGTCGACGCCGAGACGCCCGTCGGCACCCTGCGCCTCGTCGCAGAGGTGCAGGCGCACCTCGAAGGCAACGTCGTGCGCGCGGTAGCGATGTCTTCCACCGACGGTCTCACCCGCGGCATGTCCGCCATCGACACCGGCGGGCCGATGATGATGCCGGTCGGGCCTTCGACGCTCGGCCGCATCTTCAACGTGCTCGGTGAGGTCATCGACGGCGGCCCCGAGGTCAAGGCGGAGGACTCGTACCCGATCCACCGCGAGCCTCCCCACTACGAGGACCTCGAGAGCAAGACCGAGATCTTCGAGACGGGCATCAAGGTCGTCGATCTGCTCGAGCCCTACATCAAGGGCGGCAAGACCGGCCTCTTCGGCGGTGCGGGCGTCGGCAAGACCGTCATCATCATGGAGCTCATCAACAATCTCGCCCAGGCGCACGGCGGCACCTCCGTGTTCACGGGCGTGGGCGAGCGCACCCGTGAGGGCACCGACCTCTGGATCGAGATGAAGGAGTCGGGCGTCATCGAGAAGACGTGCCTCGTGTACGGTCAGATGAACGAGCCGCCCGGCGCGCGTCTCCGCGTCGGTCTCGCGGGGCTCACCGCGTGCGAGTACTTCCGCGACCAGGGCCAGGATGTCCTGCTCTTCATCGACAACATCTTCCGTTTCACCCAGGCGGGCTCCGAGGTCTCGGCGCTGCTCGGCCGCATGCCTTCCGCGGTCGGCTACCAGCCCACCCTCGCGACAGAGATGGGCGAGCTCCAGGAGCGCATCACTTCCACCAAGCGCGGCTCCATCACCTCGGTCCAGGCGATCTACGTCCCGGCCGACGACCTGACGGACCCCGCGCCGGCCACGGCGTTCACGCACCTCGACGCGACGACGGTCCTGTCGCGCTCCATCTCGGAGCTCGGCATCTATCCGGCCGTCGACCCGCTGGCCTCGTCATCGCGCGCACTCTCCGCGGACGTCGTCGGCGAGGAGCACTACCGCGTCGCGCGCGCCGTGCAGCAGATCCTCCAGCGCTACAAGGACCTGCAGGACATCATCGCGATCCTCGGCATGGACGAGCTCTCCGAAGAGGACAAGCTCGCCGTCACCCGGGCCCGCAAGATACAGCAGTTCCTCTCCCAGCCGTTCTTCGTCGCCGCGCAGTTCACCGGCATGGAGGGCAAGTACGTCAAGCTCGAGGACACCATCCGCGGCTTCGCGGAGATCGTCGAGGGCAAGCACGATGACGTGCCGGAGCAGGCGTTCCGCTACGTAGGCACCATCGAGGAGGCCCTCGAGAAGGCCGCCGGGCTCGCGGCGACGGCTTAG
- a CDS encoding F0F1 ATP synthase subunit gamma, which translates to MPNLRDIKDRIVSVESTRQITRTMEMVATAKIKKAQERIESARPYALSMVEVLGNVARYVQGASHPLLEEHPDRKRVCVIAVTSDRGMCGAFNANILRLTGDIVRDEGAVGVETDLILVGKKAIGYFRYRGVEPVSAYRDISDKPTFADAHSIAGHVIGAYTAGELDAVYVIFNRFKNVAEQKPEVHQLLPIEHRVMDEAEGDLGVRPEYLFEPDSATVLERLLPTYVETLVYRALMESAASEQGARRTAMKSATDNASEMITTLTRSYNRARQAAITNEIAEIVGGAAALEEA; encoded by the coding sequence ATGCCGAACCTCCGCGACATCAAGGACCGCATCGTCAGCGTCGAGTCGACGCGCCAGATCACGCGCACCATGGAGATGGTCGCCACGGCGAAGATCAAGAAGGCGCAGGAGCGCATCGAGTCCGCGCGCCCTTACGCCCTCTCGATGGTCGAGGTCCTCGGCAACGTCGCGCGCTACGTGCAGGGAGCTTCGCATCCGCTGCTCGAGGAGCATCCGGACCGCAAGCGCGTGTGCGTCATCGCGGTCACGTCAGATCGCGGCATGTGCGGGGCGTTCAACGCGAACATCCTGCGCCTGACGGGAGACATCGTGCGCGACGAGGGCGCGGTCGGGGTCGAGACAGACCTCATCCTCGTCGGCAAGAAGGCGATCGGCTACTTCCGCTATCGGGGCGTGGAGCCGGTCTCCGCGTATCGCGACATCTCGGACAAGCCCACCTTCGCCGACGCGCACTCCATCGCGGGGCACGTCATCGGCGCGTATACGGCGGGCGAGCTCGACGCCGTCTACGTCATCTTCAACCGCTTCAAGAACGTCGCCGAGCAGAAGCCGGAGGTCCACCAGCTGCTCCCCATCGAGCACCGGGTGATGGACGAGGCCGAGGGCGACCTCGGTGTGCGGCCGGAGTACCTCTTCGAGCCGGACTCCGCGACCGTCCTCGAGCGGCTGCTCCCCACGTATGTCGAGACGCTCGTCTATCGCGCGCTCATGGAGTCGGCCGCGTCCGAGCAGGGCGCGCGCCGCACGGCCATGAAGTCCGCGACGGATAACGCCAGCGAGATGATCACCACGCTCACCAGAAGCTACAACAGGGCCCGGCAGGCGGCCATCACGAACGAGATCGCCGAGATCGTCGGCGGCGCGGCCGCACTCGAGGAGGCCTGA
- the atpA gene encoding F0F1 ATP synthase subunit alpha — protein sequence MADITASIIDSVLKAQLASFTPAVDVREVGTVMAVGDGIAHVDGLKGAMAGELLEFVGDGGKVVYGMALNLDEHEVGAVLLGETSLIRENDTVRTTGRIVEVPSGSGFLGRIVDPLGQPVDGKGPIQAEGHRPIEFKAPGVVARKPVHEPLQTGIMAIDSMIPIGRGQRELIIGDRQTGKTAIAVDTIINQKGQGVVCVYVAIGQKASTIAGVVRTLEDHGAMDYTIVVSATASDPAPLQYIAPLAGCAMAEFFMYEKNAATLCIYDDLSKQAVAYRQMSLTLRRPPGREAYPGDVFYLHSRLLERAVKMSDANGAGSLTALPIIETQAGDVSAYIPTNVISITDGQIFLQSDLFFQGVRPAINVGISVSRVGGDAQIKAMKQVAGSLRLDLANYRSLAAFAQFGSDLDKSTQSTLSRGARLVELLKQGRYVPMPVERQVMAIFAGTKGYLDGYEVANVLRFRDEFLEFVESAYPEIGKVIASEKVISDDTEAKLRKALEEFSQSFSVA from the coding sequence GTGGCGGACATCACCGCAAGCATCATCGACTCGGTCCTCAAGGCCCAGTTGGCGTCGTTCACCCCCGCGGTGGACGTGCGGGAGGTCGGCACCGTCATGGCTGTCGGCGACGGTATCGCTCACGTCGACGGCCTGAAGGGCGCGATGGCCGGCGAGCTCCTCGAGTTCGTCGGCGACGGAGGCAAGGTCGTCTACGGCATGGCCCTCAACCTCGACGAGCATGAGGTCGGTGCGGTCCTGCTGGGCGAGACCTCGCTCATCCGCGAGAACGACACCGTGCGCACGACGGGCCGCATCGTTGAGGTCCCTTCGGGCTCCGGCTTCCTCGGCCGCATCGTCGACCCGCTCGGACAGCCGGTCGACGGCAAGGGCCCGATCCAGGCGGAGGGCCATCGTCCGATCGAGTTCAAGGCCCCTGGCGTCGTGGCGCGCAAGCCGGTCCACGAGCCGCTCCAGACGGGCATCATGGCCATCGACTCGATGATCCCGATCGGACGCGGTCAGCGCGAACTCATCATCGGCGACCGCCAGACCGGCAAGACGGCCATCGCCGTCGACACGATCATCAACCAGAAGGGTCAGGGCGTCGTCTGCGTCTACGTCGCGATCGGCCAGAAGGCCTCCACGATCGCCGGCGTGGTGCGCACGCTAGAGGACCACGGCGCGATGGACTACACCATCGTCGTCTCCGCGACCGCGTCCGATCCCGCTCCGCTCCAGTACATCGCGCCGCTCGCCGGGTGCGCCATGGCGGAGTTCTTCATGTACGAGAAGAACGCCGCGACGTTGTGCATCTACGACGACCTCTCGAAGCAGGCCGTCGCATATCGCCAGATGTCGCTGACGCTGCGCCGCCCTCCGGGCCGCGAAGCGTATCCCGGCGACGTCTTCTACCTGCACAGCCGTCTGCTCGAGCGCGCCGTCAAGATGAGCGACGCCAACGGCGCCGGTTCGCTGACGGCCCTGCCGATCATCGAGACCCAGGCCGGCGACGTGTCGGCCTACATCCCGACGAACGTCATCTCCATCACGGACGGGCAGATCTTCCTCCAGTCCGACCTCTTCTTCCAGGGCGTGCGCCCCGCCATCAACGTCGGCATCTCGGTGTCGCGCGTCGGCGGTGACGCCCAGATCAAGGCGATGAAGCAGGTCGCCGGAAGCTTGCGGCTCGATCTCGCGAACTACCGCTCGCTCGCGGCGTTCGCGCAGTTCGGGTCGGACCTCGACAAGTCGACGCAGTCCACGCTCTCGCGCGGCGCGCGCCTCGTCGAGCTCCTCAAGCAGGGCCGGTACGTGCCGATGCCCGTCGAGCGCCAGGTCATGGCGATCTTCGCGGGCACAAAGGGCTATCTCGACGGCTACGAGGTCGCGAACGTGCTTCGGTTCCGTGACGAGTTCCTCGAGTTCGTCGAGAGCGCGTACCCGGAGATCGGCAAGGTTATCGCGTCGGAGAAGGTGATCTCCGACGACACGGAGGCCAAGCTGCGCAAGGCGCTCGAAGAGTTCTCCCAGTCGTTCTCGGTGGCGTAG
- the atpH gene encoding ATP synthase F1 subunit delta: MRTSDDVGTYASALFDLATLAGVVDEVDEDVKNVVKAVRGHVELREALVDTSLPVEKKRDVLRDIFGGSVSPEALAVVTLMVERDMAGSLGDLSRAFGEIAEKERGVVVAEVTTAVELDAALREKVAQKVAAFVGHPVTLRERTDPSLIGGIRILVGGRVLDGSVSSMLDNVRSALCTAHQGGEA; encoded by the coding sequence ATGAGAACTAGCGACGACGTCGGGACGTACGCGTCCGCGCTCTTCGACCTGGCGACGCTCGCGGGCGTTGTGGACGAGGTCGACGAGGACGTCAAGAACGTGGTCAAGGCGGTCAGGGGGCACGTCGAACTGCGCGAGGCGCTCGTCGACACATCGTTGCCGGTCGAGAAGAAGCGTGACGTGCTCCGAGACATCTTCGGGGGCAGCGTCTCTCCGGAGGCCCTCGCCGTCGTCACGCTGATGGTCGAGCGCGACATGGCCGGTTCTCTCGGCGATCTCTCTCGCGCGTTCGGCGAGATCGCCGAGAAGGAGCGCGGTGTCGTGGTCGCCGAGGTGACCACGGCCGTGGAACTCGACGCAGCGTTGCGCGAGAAGGTCGCGCAGAAGGTGGCCGCTTTCGTCGGCCACCCGGTGACGCTGCGCGAGCGCACCGATCCCTCCCTCATCGGCGGGATCCGCATACTCGTCGGAGGACGCGTCCTCGATGGGAGCGTCTCCTCCATGCTCGACAACGTACGTTCCGCTCTCTGTACTGCACACCAGGGAGGTGAGGCGTAA
- the atpF gene encoding F0F1 ATP synthase subunit B, whose protein sequence is MEAILPHEFLPEILVSLISFLVLFTVLAKFAFPPIVKMLDDRAEKIRESLEKSEATRVEAERLLEEYKVQMDEARQEAAKVIEQGRKIAETMKSEIVAKAREEAEAEKVKAIAAIAAEKTAAMAELQAAVADLSVAVAGKLIGASLKKEDHAALIERYIAEVGTLHEN, encoded by the coding sequence ATGGAAGCGATCCTGCCCCATGAGTTCCTGCCCGAGATACTCGTATCGCTGATCTCGTTCCTCGTGCTCTTCACGGTGCTCGCGAAGTTCGCCTTCCCGCCCATCGTGAAGATGCTCGACGATCGCGCCGAGAAGATCCGCGAGTCCCTCGAGAAGTCGGAGGCCACCCGCGTGGAGGCCGAGCGTCTGCTCGAGGAGTACAAGGTACAGATGGACGAGGCGCGCCAGGAAGCCGCCAAGGTCATCGAGCAAGGCCGCAAGATCGCCGAGACCATGAAGTCCGAGATCGTGGCGAAGGCCCGCGAAGAGGCGGAGGCCGAGAAGGTCAAGGCCATCGCTGCCATCGCCGCCGAGAAGACAGCCGCGATGGCCGAGCTCCAGGCCGCCGTCGCCGATCTCTCGGTCGCGGTCGCCGGCAAGCTGATCGGCGCCTCCTTGAAGAAGGAGGACCATGCGGCCCTCATCGAGCGGTACATCGCAGAGGTGGGGACACTGCATGAGAACTAG
- the atpE gene encoding F0F1 ATP synthase subunit C, with the protein MIVIGSLSVLGAGLAFGLGAIGPALGIGMIGGKTIESMARQPEMAGRLQTTMFIALALAEAIALLGFVLAFVLMGVK; encoded by the coding sequence ATCATCGTGATCGGTTCGCTTTCGGTTCTGGGTGCAGGTCTAGCGTTCGGTCTCGGGGCGATCGGCCCCGCCCTCGGCATCGGCATGATCGGCGGCAAGACCATCGAGTCGATGGCGCGCCAGCCCGAGATGGCCGGTCGTCTCCAGACGACCATGTTCATCGCCCTCGCGCTCGCCGAGGCCATCGCATTGCTCGGTTTCGTCCTGGCGTTCGTCCTCATGGGCGTGAAGTAG